The segment agcccagggatggcagcacccacaatgggctggccctccccccttgatcactaattgagaaaatacagctggatttcatggaagcatttcctcaagggaggctcctttctctgtgataactccagttttcatcacaaacccagccagtacagcatccacatgacaagctgggcatggtagcataggcctgtaatcccagcacaggaagcACGGAGGTagaaggatccctggagcttattggccagctagtctagctgcattggtgagctccaggctcagggaaagaccctgcctcaaaacataaAGTAGAGAAAGACACCCAGCGTTGACCTGTGCTTgccacacacacgtgcacacacaaaattAGATCTTCAAACAGCTGAAATTATAATGAGGGCTCACTGAACCATCGGCGTTATGTCTTATTTGTCGTGTATGAAAATTCACTCAATTTCCAGATAGACACATGAACTTTAGATATAAGTGTACTCATAGGTGTGCACacctgtttatatgtatgtatgtgtgtttgctttaaGCCACAGCTGTTCTTTGGTATATACAGCAAGGTGTTTAGGAAATTTTATTCTGAAATAGATTCGTccctctatagcccaggctggcctcaaactagggATTCTCccgcttcagcctcccaagtgctaggattacagacatgcgtCACCACATCTATAGCTTGTAGAGAGATTTTCAGTTACTCCAATGTGGGAATTAGGGAGCAGGGGTGCGTGTGCACATATATTCATGGTTGCAtatgtgcctatggaggccagaagacaacttctgaTGGGGTTCCCTAAGACTCCActcgtctctgcctccccagtgctgagaccaCGTGTGCCACCATGTTATGCATAAGTGTACAGGagtccatgcatgcatgcatgcacatgtggaagtcagagcaagGCATCTTCTTTTGTTGCTCTTGACTTTGCTgccttaagacaaggtctctcactgagatgATATCCAGTTTAGTCTAAGCTGACCAGCCAGCAAACTCTCAGGATCTGCCTGGCTCGCTCTTCAGTGCTGCAGTTACAGCCTACCTGGCCTTTCTCATGGGTGCCGGGGAGTCAGACTCCCCTCCTAAGACAGAGCAAAtgttctcacccactgagccatcccccagtCCCACAACTCCCCCCTGGCTTTTGTGATGGGGgttctggggaattgaactcacgttCTCATGCTGGCAAGACAGGCACCTACCGACTGAGCCATCTGCACAGCCCAGTTCCGATTTTGTTTTCGAGATTACAGGTCCATCAGTGATCTTACGTTTGGacattttctacaaaatatttgaccaatgttttctctttctcttgcatGTTCTGGTGCGTCTGCCTCGATTGGTGATTGGTGAGAACAGGTAAGTGTATTTcagctgcttctccttcctcccatgcTGGCTGGGCTGAGCCCTGCTGGACTTCTCCACCTGCTGGGTACCATGTTATGGACCTCAGAAGGAAGAAACATGTCAGAGGTGTTCTGTGGGGACCCCTGTTCCTACCACACAGCTCATCAGTGGCAGAGCCCCTGGCGTATGGGAGACCTTTGTCCCGATGCTGACTATGGCAAACCTAGTTCTCACTGGGTGTCTTGTGAAAACAGTCAGTGATAGAGCACGTGTAGCCTGtgaagtcagatcccctgggagcTTCGGTTTACTAATCCACAGTGGCTTCTAATAGTGACCAGGAGAAGGGCCAGCAAACACCCGGCAGGCTCCCCACTCCCTTAGAGGTACCGAGAAGCGCGGTCATTGGGGAGCCCAAGGGTCAGGTGTGATGGAGGAGGATCCCTAACCCTAGAAAGCCAGTAGTCCCCAGGCCTTGGGGTCGTGACAGGTGACAGCTTTCCCATTATATCAACCAAAACTTGCCAACACCTTCCTTCCCTGTGAGTGAAGCTGGGTCAACAGATCATTGCAGCTGATTTGGCCACAGAGTAGTTCTCTCTAGAATGGCTGTCCAGACTGATTGCTTTGGAGGAAAGTAGTCTACTGTGAGGTGGGTGGGGATGTGGCATGTAGGTGTCAGCCTCCTTTTGGGAAGAGACTGCTTGTGGCGGCTGCCTGTGAGAGAACTATAGGTAAGCCGTTACTTAGGATGTCGGAAAGAGCCAGCCACCATCTTTTTTAGTTCAACATGTTGGGCCTGGAGGGTGTCCCAGAACACCCTACTAGGTCTTTAGACCCTTTCTGGACTTCCTAACCCCAGAAGGttacagagatacagaaagataCAGAGTAACCTACCATCTTTGGATATAGTATCCATTTTGCTTGTTTAattcattgtatgtatgtatatttggtagtagtggtagtagtatttgtgtgtgtgtgtgtgtgtgtgtgtgtgtatcagaggacaactctctgGAGTCACTTTAgcttgtatacattttttttgttgttgtttctttggttattgaaaaaaatggaaaaatacaaggaaagcaaagaaaaatctaCCCAGGGCACTAACAGAGGCCCCAGCCTGTGCCTCCCAACTGCCATGTAATCTCTAGGTACAGTGTGTCATTGACTCTGGCTTGTAAGCTCTGTGCACTTCCAATCCTGGCAGGGATGTTCCTGGCAAGCTGTGGCACACTGCATGTTGCTTTATGTGGTTCTGGCTATGTGTAGGTAACAACATGCCTGGCACAGATAACCAGAGCTGGGTACAGCCTGGTCAGTGGCTGGAGCAGATGGGGACTTGTTATAGGTACCTCAGCCCAGCCAAGTACATGTACTGCACACACTTATAGAGCCCAGCACGTCACCCTACCCTCACCCCCCAGGcctctatttcttctctttgagCTGGTATTCATGGGGGAGGAGGGTAGAAGCCAGTTGCAGACCATGAAAATGTGAGAAAGAACAGTATGAGTTCTAAGCACCCACCCCCACAGAGTCGAGGAGGCCAAAAGAGCCAGTTGCCCTTCCTCCCCCATACCCAGCTCTCAGCTCCAACAGGGAGAAACCCAGCTGTGGAGGCAGGTCTCAGACTGAGTGAGCAGATCCAAGCCCACCTCCTTCCTGCACACACCCAGCAAAGAAACAGAGTTCTGTCACCTTCTCTTGACTTCAAAGTATgagtgcaagcatgcatgcatgcagaagccaCATCTTGCCTGCCCGGCATCAGGAGCCAGAAAGTACCAGGCAGGTGGGCGTGAAATATGAATGAGTTACAGCAGGCCTCTCCTACTCCCCTCTTCCCTGGCACAAGGCCCCAGGCAGCCTCTCTTCTCACTAGAGAGTCCCACTCACTGGAGCCCTGCCTAGATGCCTCAGATAGATGCCAGGACAAGGCCCCGCCCATATGCTGGAGGATGCAAACAGAACACTGTTTAGGGTGTCACAGTAAGTGAGAACCACTAAACCCAGCCACTCATACCCTCTTCCCTCAAGAGAGCCGGTAGCTCTCTCAGATCTGACTTTATGGTCTGTCCTGCTTGAAGGCATTGATAGGGCCTCCTCCTACAGCCTCTCCCTGGGCGGGGCTCTCCCAGAACCTCTCTTTAACCACTACCAGCCATACTGATACCAGCCAGGTTAAAACTATTCATGGGGCTAGTATCCCAGGCCCAGCCCAGTCCTCTCATCCCCAGAAGGGAGCTTGGGGTGGGTATCTCATAGTGAAGGGTTGGAGTTGTTCCATCCAGTAACCAACCAGGAGGTGTGTCAGTGTGTCGTAGGGAAGGGGCATCCCCTGTGCCTTGCCATGCCCAATCAGCACACAAGCTGGGCCAGGGGGGCAGCCCTGAGCTCTCCTGGGCTTTGTCTGAGCCTCATGGGATCTGCAGGGCTGTAGGAACTTTGAAATAGCTTACACTTCCCTGAGGGTGGGACCATGACCCCCTGCCTTGTCCTAGGGAGGAGAGGGACTTTGGGGACCTCTGTGCTTGCAGTCCAGATACCCACACATTAGCTCAGTTTCTCTGTGGGTGCAGCTCCTTGGCAGTAAGGCCTCTTGGTAAAGCAGCCAGCCTCATTTATAAAGTGAGCAAAGATTTTTCACACTCCCACTAAGCCACTAGGGTGCTGCCAGCCGCAGGGGCATCAGCGTTTCCTAGAGCTCTCCCAGTAAGGGTGCACCTTCTCACTTTGGTTGTTTTAAATAGTTTGGTGTTTTGAAGCTACCCAGCCACACTTGGTCCATCTAAGCTAGCCGGTCAGTGAGCTTCTTCAAAGAAAGGCTcacctgtctccgcctcccatCTCACTGGGATAAGATTATGTGTTCCAGTATGTTTCCCTACCCCCCATCCCCCAACTCCCATCCCTCACCTCTACCCCTCTATTTCCCATCCCAGTAGTTTCTTTAATAGATACCGCTCCACCAAATCTTCATAGGCCTGAGTAGATATTTTCTGTCAGCCTGTTTAGCAGATGCGATCCTGGGGGCTGAGTGACCGACTGTCCTATCCATCTGTCATTGTTGTCACATGTAGGTCCTTCCTGTCAGGTTAGCCCTGGGACCTCTTGCTCAGCCCCGGGGTATCAGGGTATCAAACAATAGTCACATTTATTAATCTGGTGAGCCAGAAAGCCAGGTAAACTCATCAATTTAGAGTGTGTGCCTGGACAACTTCTTGATAGCTGTCCAATTCATAGCCTGGGGTGGCAGTGCTTGTAACTCAGCTCTGAGCAGACCCAACCATCACCATCGCCACCACCACTACACTACCAAcaccacaccaccatcaccaccatcattaccaccattaccaccaccaccatcaccaccactaccatcaccaccaccaccaacaacaacaactgaatCTACCACAGGTCATTTCTGCTAAGGTACATTAGTTATAAGCCAGTGAGGGCCATGTGAAGGAAACTGAGCCAGCCCTGAAGGGAAAATGCTGCATCCCAGGTGAATGACTTTAAAGAGAAATTTGTGCTGCCCTAGGGGCCAGAGCATACAGCTTGGACACCTCTGCCATGCTGTGAGCTCTTGGACCCCCATCCCATCCTAGAGTCCAAGGGTAGATGGCCAAGGGCAGGAATCCTAATAGCTTCTTGTTAGAAAAAGATGCTCGGTGCTTGGGAGACATGGACACAGGGTGGTGGTGTTGACCCTCCCAGTGCTCTTGTTTCCTGGGAAAGTCAGATGGAGCAGGGTGGATGGAGAAAAGGCTACGGAGTGAGCCCCACTCACTGACACTGCTCCGCCCCTACTCAACTCACCATAAAGTCCAACTGCCAGGGGAAAATCCGAGTCAACCATACTAAGCTGCAAATCACCTCCCGGGCTTCTTCCCCCTCAAATGCTATCATCTTGAGGGTACATACAAGCATAACTTCTCTATCTCCATTGCCTTTTGTGCTGTCTGTAAAAAGTCAGCTTAAGCTGGGTCCAAGTGATTGATGCTGGGCTAGCCACTCAACTCTGGGAATCCATTTCCTATTTCTTGAGCTAGTTGGGTCAGCAGATGGAAGAGGTCCATCTAGGGCTCAGCTACGCTCACTCCAACCCAAGAAAGGATTCCATTCTGCTGTTCCACAAGGGCTGTTTGCTGTGGGCACTGCCTGCTCTGGGCATCTGAGAACTGAGGGAGCTCAAGGGTAGGAGCTCCTAGGGAGGCCGTGAGCAGGGTCtgcctgctcttctgcctgcaCAGCACCTGACCCCTGACGTCATGAGGCCTGGACCTGAACCTGGGTATTTTTGGAAACAGACTCAGTGACTCAACAGAAATAGCCACTGCTTTTCTTTGGGTATTAACAGAAGGGTGGCCTTAGACCAGCATTTTCTATGCAGCATTAGAGAGAaatgcatgcgcgcgcacacacatcaCTCCCAGATACTAAAAGCAACTCAAACTTAATGGGCTAGGTGCCCTACCAGCACCAACCTGGCCCTGCATGCACTGTCAAGAGGCAGGTTAAGATGTAGCNNNNNNNNNNATCTCCCGGGAACCTGCTCACTCAAGTAGGCAGGTGCTATATTATTTGCTTAAGAACTGAATTGTACCAGGCCTAGAAGAATTGTACATGCCTACAATCCAgacactcaagaagctgaggcaggaggactgctgagaCTTGAggcagccagcctggactacacagtgagatcctatatttagaacatatatatatatatatatatatatatatatatatatatatatatatatatatatatataaactgccTTTGTCTCAGggttctgagttctaggacacatGGCTGAAATCTTGACCATTGCACCTCTGGTTGGTCTTACGGGGAGGCTTGGCCCTCAAGGAATGgagaggtcagagatcaacttgTGGGGTTCCTGGGATTCCAACTCCAGTCATTGGGCTTGGCACAAAtgtctttacccactaagccatcttaccagcccccctCCTGTGATTTTAACTTACTTAAGAGGCTGCAAAAGACAGTGCCTTCCTTGCCCTGATATGGTACATGATTGTAGGACCCACCAAaccaatgtatacacacacacacacacacacagagagagttaaAATGATTAAGCCAGCCATAATGAAATAATTAAGTAAGCCAGGTCTGATAGTACATACCATTAACCCCAGCATttcataggcaggcagatttctgagttggaggccagcctggtcaacaatataagtgacttccaggccagccaggctacataAGTAAGTAAGGCTACTTACAGTAAGTAAAACCCAGCCTTTAAATCCAAGTGAGAGATCCAGAGATGCAGGAGCTGATAGGAAGCTGCGGTCTGCAGAACCAGAATTATTATACATTATCAGAGAGTCCTGAGGCCTGCTCTGCCTGTGAGTTTTATCCTCCCAGCCATTCCTGACTCAGCCTCTTCTTTCTCACCTCCTCCTTGGTCCCTCTCCACCCACCCCATGGTGTGTGCAGGTCTTTGGGTGTTTTTATCTGTGTGGGTACATATGGAAGCCAGCCTTGGACACCCAAATGTCTTCCCCTGTCACAGTCCAGCTCATgctttgagatagggcctctcgCTGAACTAGCTAGACTGGCTGTCTCACGAGCCCTAGGATCTACCTGTCGCCCTCCCATTCCCCCGtaacactgggattataggtgtgtgctgccatgctcagCCTTTATGGGGGTGCTAGGACCCAGACTTGAGTTCTTGTGAACAGCCAGCAGttcactcactgagccagctGCCAAGCTCTCCTGGCTTTCCTACAAACTAGGATGACACTCTGTGGCCTGGCCTCCATCCACCACTGTCCCTTTTGACGTCAAAGCCATTTACTTTTAGTCTGCTAAGAAGACTGTCAGCCCTATCCTATTTGGGAGAGCTGCCCACAACCCCAGGGACCCTCCGCCCCCCACTCCCAATCAGGGCTGGCACCTCCATATCCTTGTCCCCACCTGTCCAGGCTAGAGAATTCAGAAGTATTATTAGTTAGGAGCCAGTGTTCCTCCTGAGTCCGTGACCACCCATCTCTGGACAAGTATTAGCATGGCTGGTCTCAGAAAGGCCAGGTACTGCCATTTCATGTCACCGAGTATTTCTGTAGAGGTTTGGGAATAGCCGTCACACAGTAGATCTGACCCCAAAGCCTATTAAAGGAGCTCAACCTTCCCCAGCGAGAAATTCTATCCTTGGAGATAAAGGGCAGAAATCCTAATTAGCACACACTTGTAGCCTCTAGCTGTGGGTCTAGAGACCCAGCCTCAATCAGAAGTATTTCATAGCTTAAACAGAGATGAGCATTGTCATAGTCTTATCTAGATGGCCATTCCAGAGTGATCCTTTATGAGTTTCCCggaggtgatttttttcttctcctccagaACTAACTGAGTTTACAGAAGATGAGACTTGTAGGTTTCTAGTTTGAAGAACTTGCTGTCTCAGTGGATATGAGTGGTGGTCACTGCTGATTGGAGAAGAGCAGATGTATACCTCTCccagaaaagaggaaggggaaagcagGCTCACACAAGCAGAAGCTGGCAGAGTGGGTTAGCTCTGTTGTCTCTGATCAAAGGCAGAGGCGCCTGGTTCTGTTCTTATTCCTGTGCCCCTAATATTTCCTAAGTCAGCTCATTAATCATGTGTATTAATGTATCCCCTTCAAGCCCACCATCAGCTATCACCCACCAGATGCCAGGTGGCAACATGGGAGCTGGAGGAGATGAAATGGGAGCCCAGTCCTGGGCCACCCTCagctctccttcccctttgcccAGATTCCTCACCCCTCTGGTTGACGTGGGCATTGAATGTACTTTGCAATAATGGTTCCACCCAGCACAGTGTAGGCAGGGCtacaagggaagaaagaagtctTATAGTCTCCTTGCTCTCTCCTCAACTCTCACCTAtatgcgcgcgtgtgtgcacacacacacacacacacaatgacccTGGGCAGCATTAGATGCCTAGAATTGCCTAGGCTGTCTGAAACCGACCAACTTTCTCAGAATTCAAGCAGATAAGAAGTGGGGCATGGCCTAGAGACATCATTTGCAGCCCACAGCTGTGAGGTGCTGTCCCAAGAAGTCTCCACCTGAGGTAGAGACTGGAAACTAAGTCTCAGTACTAtggaagagcagtgcatgctcataaccactgagccatctctccaacccctgtttGCTTTTGTCAGAAAGAGTGTATTTATGTGTGGAACCCCAgtaatgccagaagagggtgtcagaacgcTTGGAGCTAAAgttatagttggttgtgagccgGGACATGGGTGTTGAGACCTGAttgagttctctgcaagagcagcaagtgttcttaaccactgagagaGCCACCTCTCTCACccctgcattttatttttcctgaagtgTCTGGGGCACATAAAAACTTGTGTCATGTTTATGAGAAATAACTAACTCACAGCACTGAGTTACACACAGTACTCTTGCTGTCCTAAGCCCATCCCAAAGGATGGTGTCCTGGGACCTCACCCTCACAACACACCAGCTCTAGCTTCCAGCTATATATACCATCTCatcaaatgaaattataaattatttcaacATAAACACCTATCACTAAATATAGTAccttgaagttttcttttaagatttattttgttgtgtttgtgtgtgtgtgtgtgtgtgtgtgtgtgtgtgtgtgtgtgtataccctgGAAAGCCAGAAAAATACCTCATagctcctggagttggagttgctggcttgttgtgagccacctaagtACTGGGTACTGACCTTtaacctctggaagaatagtaaaTGTTTTTTAACCACTCTAACACCATCTCTCTAACACCAGTTTTTACTTGATAAACATTGTTATTGTATCTGTGGGAAAAACCTGGCCTCTGAGACCAGTCTGTTCAATAAGCCAGGCGACCATGCAGATAGAAGGCATGGTGCCTTACAGGACCTTAGATGGTACAGTGGGTCTTTTCAGGGTACCTGGGCTATTGCTGAAGTCAGGGTGGCATGAGTGATGAGATGGGGCATGAGATGCTAGATTCTTGAGGTGAGGGAACTTAGACCTGGGGGCTGCTGGCTCTCAGCTGCACAGAACTCACCCCACGAGGAAGGAATCTGTGTTGAGATGTCTGACCCTAGAGTTACCATCTGTTCCGTACTGATgggcatctgtcttagttagggttttactgctgtaaacagacactgtgaccaaagcaactcgtATAaggccaagattttttttttgaaagatttatttatttattttatgtatgtgagtacattgttgctgtcttcagacacaccagaagagggcaccggatcccattacagatagatgtgagctaccgtgtggttgccgggaattgaactcaggacctctggaagagcagtcagtgctcttaaccactaagccatctctccagcccataaggacaacatttagttggggctggcttacaagttcagaggttcagtccattatcattgaggcaggaacatggcagcatccaggcaggcatggtgcaggagaagctgagagttctacatcttcatctgaaggctgctaacagaatattgacttccagacagctaggagtagtgtcttaaagcccatgtccacagtgacacacctactctaaccaggtcacacctactccaacaaggccacacctcttaatagtaccACACCCAGGGCCAGGCGtatccaaaccatcacagacaCTAAGGATACAAAATGCTTCCAAAGGGCAAAGGCCACCACACAACATGTCAGCAAGGTATATAGGTGCCAAGCATAGACCAGATGGACCACATCCTGCTCCAGCCACCATCTGACCCTCTGAGAGAAACTGCCAACCCCCTCCTGGAGCAGCCCATCCTCCAGGACGTTCTCCACCCTGGGTACCTTCTAGGGCATGGCCTGAGTCAGCCAGCCCACAGTAGTTCCAAGAACCGGACCAGACAGGACATTGGAGGGCCAAGAGCTTCCTCTGAGGGCTTCCTCTGCAGTCTCTATGTGAAGGACCAGATATCTTTTGTCAGAACTATCATTCCTGTGGTTTTCTGGATGTATGGTGGCAGCTGCTGGGGCCTTCTCATCCTCCCACTAAGACATATCAGCAGAGTGCCTGCTGGTGGGCCCCACACAGTAGGGGATGGAGAAGTCAGACAAGGCAAACCTGGGCGTGCTCCTTTTCactgtctgggaagggaagggacacCATATTTTATCCATCTGCCTACAGTGCCCTGATGTCCCCAAACCCACCATCAGCATGTGCTCAGGAGAGATATCCCATTGCCCTGGGTCTGTGCTGCACACCTACGTATCAGTGCTCTAGCTCGGGCCATTCTGGATATAGAGTTCAGCAACCTGGTTCTCCTGGAAGGATATAGTCAGGTTGTCCCTGCTTGAGTTAGGCACTGGAGcaagagggaagggaagccagGCACTGCAAGACACCATTCTGTGGCTACTCCCACCCCCTTAAGGCATAGAAGTAAGTCAATGGACGGTGGGACGGGTTCCATCCCTCAGACCCAGGATTTTCTCCTCAGAAATGAATGGCAGAGCTGCGAgcttgtgctgcagctggaatCAGCTCGATGTCGTAATCGCAAGGGTCCATAGCAAAGAGCTACTGTCGCCACAGTGGGCACAGCTCTATCCCCTTTCCAACAGTTCTGATCTCTTCCCCGTTCTCATTGTAGAAAGTTCTACTACATCACCTTGCTGCGAGACCCCGTCTCCCGCTACCTGAGTGAATGGCGACATGTACAGCGTGGGGCCACGTGGAAGACCTCCTTGCACATGTGTGACGGGCGCACACCGACCCCAGAGGAGCTGCCGCCCTGCTACGAGGGCACAGACTGGTCGGGCTGCACGTTGCAGGAGTTCATGGATTGCCCCTATAACCTGGCCAACAACCGGCAGGTGCGCATGCTGGCTGACCTCAGCCTGGTGGGCTGCTACAACCTGTCTTTCATCCCCGAGAGCAAGCGGGCCCAGTTGCTGCTAGAGAGCGCCAAGAAGAACCTGCGCGGCATGGCTTTCTTCGGCCTCACAGAGTTCCAACGCAAGACGCAGTACCTGTTTGAGCGGACGTTCAACCTCAAGTTCATCCGGCCCTTCATGCAGTACAACAGCACGCGGGCGGGCGGTGTGGAGGTGGATGAGGACACTATCCGCCACATCGAGGAGCTCAACGACCTGGACATGCAGCTGTATGACTATGCCAAGGACCTCTTCCAGCAGCGTTACCAGTACAAGAGGCAGCTGGAGCGCAGGGAACAGCGCCTGCGCAATCGCGAAGAGCGCCTCCTGCATCGCTCCAAAGAAGCGTTGCCACGCGAGGACACAGAAGAACCGGGCCGCGTGCCCACCGAGGACTACATGAGCCATATCATTGAGAAGTGGTAGTTGTGTCAGGGGAAAAGAGTGAAGAATGGGCAAGATCTAACAGGGAAAGAAATGGGGCCAACAGTTCTTCCTGTTTGGTGCAGCGGGTGCTAGTAGGATGCCCTAGACCTTGATGGGGCAGGATAGGACCTCTGGGGCAGATGGCCTCCCTGCTCTCCTGACCCCTGTGTCACAGTTAAAGCTGACAAAGATCTGAAAAAGACTGGCGAGGGGACGTGTCTGCTCAGCTGAGACTCCCACACCTACTATGCACGCACTGGCCCCCAATGACCAGCCCTCTAGGAACATGTTACTAGCTCCTAATAGCTTGGTTGAAAGCTCCTTGGCCTCTGGGAACCCCTAATAACCCAGAATCTTGGGGAGCCCTTTCCTTTGAGAATACAAGCATATCTCTGAGGCATCCTCAAACTTGGAgtgctccccaacccccacctatCAAAAGCTGCTTTCAAGATCAGGGTCAGTCCCAGCTGTGGCAGGGAAGACTCGAGTCTAGCACCTAGCCACTGCACTCTCTGGGGCATGATCAGAATCCACGGTGTATCCTGGCTTTGGGGGAACCAGGTTCAAACAGGAAAGAGATGGTCACACCGAGAGGTCCCCCCTCCCCACAATCCCTATGCTTTCTGATGCACTGCCCCTACCCCATCACTGAAACATTTATACAAGGGCTTGTGTGCCAATGTTCCTACCATACCAGCAACTCTTTCAATCCCGTGCGTAGAAGCATCCTTTGGCTGGGATACAGGGCCACATCAACCTGAGTTGGTATTGGATGGCCAGGATGGGGACTTTTCCCATTCTCAACTAAGGTTGGAAGAAACTGCTCCGGGTGTCCTTTCTGGGACCTGTCTGCATAACCCTCCCCACCCTGGCTCTCCCTACATTTTATCCTTCACAAAGTCCAACCTGGCTATTTCCAGCAGCCCCATGAGCCAGCCAGGGACCGTACTAGAAGCCATGTTgcatattgggtttttttttttttaagcacttgCCTAGTGCCCTATCCCTTAATGTTCTTTAAGAGGCCCTGGCAGGTCCTTAGTGGGGGTATCATGGCTGTTTCAGAGTCTATAAGCATGCGGCCAAGGATTGTGAGCCGACCCTGAGACAGGACAGGGCCTGCACTTCCTGCCTGTGTCTCATTCAGGCTAAGAAGGGGCATGTCACCACAGACAAGAGTGGCGGCCATATGTAGCACAGCAATATTCCAGATGTTGGCAGGTGTTGCTGCTGCCCTGTGGCAATGGCTTAATCTTGACATGTATGTGGTGTAGGGCCTACacttgggcaccaggcacttgTCCTTGGGGTCCACGGGCAAGATGAGTTCTGATAAGCTCTGTCTAGCCTAGTCCAGGTCCACCTTTATGGTGGTTGATCA is part of the Mastomys coucha isolate ucsf_1 unplaced genomic scaffold, UCSF_Mcou_1 pScaffold14, whole genome shotgun sequence genome and harbors:
- the Hs6st1 gene encoding heparan-sulfate 6-O-sulfotransferase 1, with the protein product MRRRRAGGRTMVERASKFVLVVAGSACFMLILYQYAGPGLSLGAPGGRAPPDDLDLFPTPDPHYEKKYYFPVRELERSLRFDMKGDDVIVFLHIQKTGGTTFGRHLVQNVRLEVPCDCRPGQKKCTCYRPNRRETWLFSRFSTGWSCGLHADWTELTNCVPGVLDRRDPAGLRSPRKFYYITLLRDPVSRYLSEWRHVQRGATWKTSLHMCDGRTPTPEELPPCYEGTDWSGCTLQEFMDCPYNLANNRQVRMLADLSLVGCYNLSFIPESKRAQLLLESAKKNLRGMAFFGLTEFQRKTQYLFERTFNLKFIRPFMQYNSTRAGGVEVDEDTIRHIEELNDLDMQLYDYAKDLFQQRYQYKRQLERREQRLRNREERLLHRSKEALPREDTEEPGRVPTEDYMSHIIEKW